ctttttgtaatttctttttaattaagtccttccttgtatttttcatccaatttaatCATGCCCGTTAAGTCACATTGGCATTTTTGTCAcctcacattaaaaaaaaaaagagcaaataataaattgaaatgaTATGTTTATTTAAGAAATACATCAAGTTCCTTTGCCATCGGTTGCCGCTTTATGCGACCTCTAGAAAGATTCGGctcctttataatttttttggaatcaTTAATGGGTTAATTGCCTATTATTTGTTACtgtatttttcatttgtgttttgttgttgaggagaatatatatatatatttcattttttaaacatgatGTAACAATATTAATGCCTCTTCCCCGTTCCGATCCATAGTCACCTTCTCAATAAAAGAATGTTAAAACAACTccaattaaagaaataaaaataaataaaacattattcatgTCTTTGTACATGCACCAAGCAGGCAAGCACACCGCTTATTGACTAATCAGTAAGGCCACATATCAAAATATGCATGGGTTTGAATGCGAATATACCCTGAGCCATGGCCATCAATGGTTGACCTTATAGCAGATGAGGTAAGCTAATTGGCTGGAGAAGAGTTTTAAAATGCACATCTGACTCACCCTTGCCTGCCCctaaaatttaacattttattcTTCATTACAATCATCTGGGTATTATATATACAGAAGTATATTGAACAAATATCTACTCATACGGAGGGCCATCTTGTATACTTTAATAGTTTAATGCATGCCATGATAATATATATTAGTGATTTATTTCGAAGCCAAAGGCGATTAATCATTTGAAACCcctccttatttttttttttttaaatattgataaGTACTTCTTTTATTATGATAATCGGTAGTCCACTTGCCCCATGACACCacgtttttttattatttaagcAGAGACAAAAgttttcatccatttttttaaaatttaatatattaaattgatatatgtcATTAATATGATGTATTTCTAATATGATTAATAGAGTAtgtaatatttattattggAGTACATAATTCTCGCAtgtgttagagtatatttgaatgatcCTAAAGTTAGagatttgatgaagattagattagcctaatttagagatttgattatgatttaatcATCCTaaattagggatttgattaaTATTACATTTATgtataagctctataaatagagtattCTCTATTGTAAACAATTCAttaaataagagcttaatgtagTCCTTTGACCTTTATCTGTAGATGTAGGTCGTTGACTGAACCAGATAAAAATCtgtctctcatttattttatttccgcaatttatttatatttctacCTCAATATGAATTTTATCAGCATGTATTTTTAGAATGCATATGAGAAATAAACCATTAGATTTCTTATGCTAGGGTTTTCTCGCTTTCTCTCTAGTGCCGCAGCCTCAGGTAAGCCCCCTCCCCCatggtgaggggaggagggatggccgtttgctgcctccctcctccccctcgcCTACCCTTGTACCGAGTGCCAgtagtttacttgatgtccctggTCCGGGTTGCCTCCTCCCTACCCCTTCTCCGCCACCCCTTCCTCTTTGTTCCGCTTTTGTCTCTGNNNNNNNNNNNNNNNNNNNNNNNNNNNNNNNNNNNNNNNNNNNNNNNNNNNNNNNNNNNNNNNNNNNNNNNNNNNNNNNNNNNNNNNNNNNNNNNNNNNNAGAATGCATATGAGAATTTCACAATTACAGAAATGGTAgacacaaagaagaaaaacaaaataaataaagaaattcatAGGACTATTTGGATCGAACAAATGAAAGACACGTAGAATTAAAGTGGTTCGGCCTATAGTCTAGATCCACACGCTAAAGCCTTTTTGGCTACATCTTTCATTGATATTTGATTTGACTGAaaagttctatttatagagcgtaatttgaataatttccttttttttttttttttttaataaatctcTTAAATGAAGGTTAACAAATTCCTTAATTTATGGAATACAAATCAACATTAATCATAAAATGATTTCTATCCTTAACAAATAAAGTAtgtgatatatattattagtagTACgtaattttcacatgcatttttaaaatgtatgtGAGAATTTCGTAAATGCATGTGACAATTACGTGTTCTAAAaacaaatatcaattaaattgacaaagttaaaaaaaaaaaaaaaaaaaaaaattcctataacctgtttgaaaaatacttttattgTGACTTccattttgctttaaaaagaaaaaaaaaaaagaaaaaaaaaaaaggatgtcaTGCTATATTGGGCGTGATAAAAAAGATGCTAATACGTGTGAGTGACCTATGAATGCATTGTATTTTTagagttagtttttttttttgtaaactatCTTTAGAGTtagtttgattatatatataatagaagtAAGGTTTATGTTGACTTCTAAGTAGTGAGAAATGGTGGATGAGAAAAGACCCCCGCGAAGCATGCACTATGACTTCATGAAATGAAATACAATATGTACATGTCAGAAGGGAGTGACATTAGATGCAGATTTGtataaacaatttcaaaatgACGGCAGGTTGAGTTGGAAtggtataataataataatgcaataaataaatgttaaatcGGAGGAGACATTCACGGGACTTGCATCCCAATGAATTCACTATGCACAAACAACAAAGGAAACGAAATGCTTTGAAATTGAGATTAATTTAGAACATAAAATTCAGGTTTTACTGTTATAgaacattaataatataattaatccCGATATCCCAAACATACCAAAACCAGTTGTCACCCCACCAATAGCaagatatataatataatgaataaaataactGCTTATTTGATTGATAATATATAAAGGGAAAATTAACATTTGTCTTTAATGTAcgtgtttttttataaatgtcATATTCtatattaatcatattaaaaatgtatattttaaaacaaatatcagtttaataagctatattagacaattttttttctaaactaattaaagaaaattttgtctatatatataagaccAAAGATATTTTAACCATTTGCattaaccttttatttttaggacataaaTTTCGTTCAAACTAATCTAGAGGAAATATTCttaaacccatttaaaatagtgtcaaatgtctataaatatttaaaacgcacattaaatttttaaggtcACTAATTGTAGTTTTCTAACTTAAACTAAcgtttttaaatgtttatagatatttgtcattattttaagtgggttgaaagatattttcttcagactgatttgaaagaaatttctgtccttatttttatttgtatgttcCTCCATAACCATTCActtaaataagagaaaaaaatttgattggTAACCTATTGGGATCAAACAAGTGATTTTTCTTGCCAATTCATATCCTTTATTGCCTATAATGAattgcgatttgatttaaaattatatttttacttgCAGAGTCAAAAAcactttaaaaattcataatctCAATAACTATAATAATACAGTTTGGTTGATTTACACTACTTGAACACTTTCAAtaatcttatttgtttttatcGAAAATCACTACAAATTTTGAGAGGTAAATCTCCCGGGTAAAATTTAACGACATCTCTCAAACTCACCTCATTTTactgtctaaattaaattttataaatctaaGAGCGTATATATTAtcacataatttaaaatttataaataatataacacAATTTAGATGgttaattaagattaaaaaaaattataaaaaaaattatctccaTTTCAACTCATCCTTCAAAATAAGTACTAATGATGGGAAGGAAGGGCAGGTAAAGTGGTATCGAGGAGCACCTAAAGGTAATAGAAACCCGAACCTAACCTAGCCCGAGGTATAGGTGTCGCTCTCGTTTTCTACGTAttccaaccaaccaaccaaccccTCCAGCTCAGATTTCACCGTCAACCCCACTGAATTTGGTTGGCTGGTTTTTCCTTTACCACGGTTTGACCCTTCCTACCCACCTAATTATCACGGAAGCGGTTTTGGGAAACTTTTAGGAACGCCAACCGGACTCTAGAAACAAGAAGAAACGCCCACCAATTGCCTTTTACGGCCAGCATTTTTCTTGCTTACCAGTTTTACCCTTcctttattatacattttcttGAGCCCCAAGCCTAGGGTCTCCAGAGCCCAATATGAACATCTATCGTTTGAAGGATttcccaagaaaagaaaaacgggaaggaaattgatttttctcaaccttcaagaaaaatacaaataccctttcaaaaaaagaaaaaaagaaaaaaagaaaagaaaaaacaaatacaaaattatttttaatagtgagaaatatatatatatatattatggagtttatatttgaaacaaatattttgatgggatccatttaaaaaattatttgactATTTTTTGAGAGTAGTAGTATATGCTACTTACTTGATCGTGTCAATCTACCATTGgatcaattaaattatttttaaggtaAACCAACATTGTCAAGTCATTATAGTAAGCTATTTAATGAGATATTAGTATAGTACACAATATTACTCATTTGTTTCTTGTAATATGACCAAATTACTCGATTGGCTCAATTCGTAACATTAGGAAAACCCTCTAATTTAACCTTATTGCTTACCAGTTACATTCATACAAGAATTTgtcaataaatattattaaaggtattacaatttttattataaaatatttacaaattaatgtaataGTTTCTTTCGACCCACATTTATCATGTAAATTACTAAATAACAAATCATATAACACTCGATTTCATAAAATTGTAATGTGGTTGCACTAAAAATTTGTAGTgaccaaacatttttctttgtaaaaaatgCTCCACAAATACATCATCTAACCCGGTTGGGCCCTTGAAGAGAGCACTTCGCAACAACTGGCCCAAGGACAAAACCGTGAAAACAGCGTCGTTATCTCCAACGTTGCTTGCGGAAAAAGCCAACCACGGGTAGCAACGATACCGATACCTACTTACCTTTCTTTGCTTCTCCTaaataaaaaccctaacccCCCACACTTTCATTCCTGTCTTCGTCTCTATCTCTATACGCTCACCTCTCGCTCTCTCGCAGAACACGCACTTTCAGTCTGTTTTTATCGAAAATGTCGGCTTTCAAGGGCAAATACCATGgtagctttttttgtttttcctcgtTTCCTCGTATTTGCTTCGTATATGTTTGGTTTATCACTTGCTTTGCATAGATCTGGAAATTGTGTTCGGTGCTATCAGTTTTTTTGGGTCAGTAATTGATGGAGATACGCTGTGTGCGTTTAGTAATCGTTAATCAACGCTTGTTAATTAAAACCCCTTTTGTTGCCGATTAATCTAGATCTGGATCTTTCCCAGTTGATCTCAAGGCGCTAATAGCCCAGATCCgtttgtgaaaattgaaattgtttttttttgtttttgttttaatttttgtttatatagtttttgtttatatatatatatatataaatttttttttgtgagatcTTCCATATGCTAGGCTTTTTGTTAGTAAAAGATGAATCGAATATGGACTATGAATCAGAGAAgtatagttttgttttttacatTTCTTAGTCAAGCTTAAAAGAGTAAACCCTACATGAAAACTATGGTTCGGATTTGgtatttgtttatatcaaatgtgagatctattatttttgaaattatggGGTTTTGGATCACTACGAATAAGCCAAAAACCTCTGTTGTTCGAGATATATTTCATGTTATAATCCTCAATTTTCTTATAGACCTGTTTGTCCATAAATATTGGTAATTTTTTGAGTTGTATATCCCTTGAgaagtttttgtttgaaatctAGAATTGCTGATTTTTATAGATTGAAGGAAAAATTGTTCGGGCCAATATAGTTTCTATAGTATGGAATGATCCTAGTTCTTTTTGTATCTCTAGATAGGTTTGTAATTTAAAGGTTTAAATTTGATCTTGTCTACTTTCATGCCTCTACAGTTAAGATAGAGGtgaaatttgaataatttaataattgtatggattttgaaaatttcaccGTCCTGTGGTCAAACAGTCATTGCATTTGGGTTATTTAGTGATGAAAGTTTTGCTGCCAACAATTTTAATGTAGCTTCTTTATTCACCAAATTTAATGttgcattttttgaaagatCAGAATTATTAGCGGATTTGAAAATTTGTAATGAATAACTTTATCCGTGGTCATTGTGTTAACCCATAAGCATTTGCCTCTCGGTATTTCACCTTGTGATAGGGTTTTTAACAAGCATCAGGGTTTTTTATTTGGACAATTCTTGTGATTGTTTCAGTTCAGTGCATCCGTGTGACCGACAACTAAAGAATTTTCCAGAGTTGTTTATTTTGtcataaaaatgttttattaaattttcgTGCTTTTCAGATGAGCTCATTGCCAATGCTGCATACATTGGTACCCCTGGAAAGGGTATTCTTGCTGCTGATGAGTCAACTGGCACAATCGGCAAGCGTCTTTCAAGCATTAATGTTGAGAATGTTGAGGAGAACAGGCGAGCCCTCCGTGAGCTTCTCTTCACCACACCCGGTGCCCTCAAATACCTCAGTGGTGTAATTCTCTTTGAGGAAACCCTCTATCAGAAGACTGCCGCAGGTTTTGTGATCAATTCTGTATTGATTAATCTGAATGCTTTTAatctttgtttaatattcttaTGGTAAAAGGATATGTTGGTACTCATTTACCATCGCTGTATAGTCTAAATTGTGTCCTATTTCAGTGTCTAGGttttattacaatattttgaaattaatagGTTTTGTGCAAGATTTTGAATGGCCTGTCagattcttttacttttttgggccttttggtGCTGTTTCTTTCTCCTGATAATGTAAAATCTTTACTTTATTATACCTTGCAGGTCAACCCTTTGTTGAGcttttgaaggaaaatggtgTTCTCCCTGGTATCAAGGTTGACAAGGGCACCGTTGTGCTTGCTGGAACCAATGGTGAGACCACCACCCAGGGTCTTGATGGCCTTGCACAGCGTTGCCAGAAGTACTATGAAGCTGGAGCTCGGTTTGCCAAATGGCGTGCTGTGCTCAATATTGGCGTTACTGAGCCATCTCAGCTGTCCATCAACGAAAATGCCAATGGGTTGGCCCGATATGCTATCATCTGCCAGGAGAATGGCCTGGTCCCCATCGTTGAGCCTGAGATCCTTGTCGATGGATCCCATGATATTGAGAAGTGTGCTGATGTGACCGAACGTGTCCTTGCTGCTTGCTACAAAGCTCTAAATGATCACCATGTTCTGCTTGAGGGAACTTTGTTGAAACCCAACATGGTGACCCCCGGTTCTGAGGCACCAAAGGTTGCACCAGAGGTGATTGCTGAGCACACCGTTAGGGCTCTACAGCGAACAATGCCCCCTGCTGTTCCTGCTGTTGTGTTCTTGTCTGGTGGCCAGAGTGAGGAGGAGGCAACCGTCAACCTTAATGCCATGAACAAACTCAAGGGAAAGAAGCCATGGACTCTTTCCTTCTCCTTTGGTCGGGCCCTTCAGTCGAGCACTCTCAAGGCATGGGGAGGAAAGCCAGAAAATGTTGCCAAGGCCCAGGCTGCATTCCTTGCTAGGGCAAAGGCCAACTCAGAGGCAACTCTTGGAATTTACAAGGGTGATGCAAAACTGGGTGAGGGTGCCTCGGAGAGCCTTCACGTTAAGGGCTACAAGTACTGATGAAATTTAGCTTCTAgtggttgtttgtgttttgttttggagAGAGTTGATGGCGCTACTGGTATAAGTTTGTCCTTTGCCAGAGTACGGACTCATTTTCAAcgttcttttgttttctcagtTATATTAGGACGGTGGTAGTGTAATAAAGCTCGAGCATGGTGAGCTTgggtttttttggttgagaACTGCCTATATTTCTCTGATCTTAAACCAAGTATTTCTGAATTATTTACTGTTGCTTCATATTACAATTTACTGAGAATGGGACTTCTAGCTCTGgttgattgattttatttatagCTTCTCTGATCTATTGTGGACTTTCCTCTGCAAATGACATTGCAATTCTTGAGGTTTAAGTAGGGGTCGCAAAATAGGTGGCAAAATAAGTAGCTGACATGGCCTCTGCCCTGATTAATTTATATACGAATACGACTTGTTTAGTTAAATGGGTTGGCGGATCTGTCACGATTATAATATAGAAAGTAGTCAGGTAACTTGACACGACTTGtttaacccgtttaaaataacttGGTTATATTGGGTTGCCATGATTCAACACGATCTGCGGTCTTGGTAGGTAACTCAATATGTCTtgttaaaaaagttttaaaccctaatttttttttttaaaaaatgtaataataataataccaataaCATTGTTAACAATAACAATGTTAATGGTAATAAACGATATACGACAGTTGTTAATTGTTGACATTGTTAATTGTTAACAATGTTAATAAACCATTAACATTGTTAACaagttgttaatttttaattacttatatAGTCTTAGTGTGCACATTCAATATACGACAGTGTTTACCCATTCAAATTTTTAATGACCTCAAGTGTGTGGTCGGATGATCTGGGCTATTTTAAGTAAATATGCCGAGCCTAGTTTTGACTATTCTTTTTGGGTATCACTTAGATGTGTCTAATGCGTACTTATCTTAGGATAAATGGTAACATAGCCAATTCGGTATATATCATGTGGCTTAGGATTATTGCAATGTAATACAAGCTCAATATATGCCTAATTTGCACCCTTACAATCCAAATCCACACATTCATTATCAAAAATAGGAGGCTTAGATCAGCACATTCACAAAATTAGTAATTTTCAACTCTATACATATTAGATAATCCATTTATAATACAGCTAGgagattttttttacttaaaaaaaaaaaaaaaaaattaaacaaccTGCCAGACCCGGTTCGACCCCCCAAACCTGAACAGTAACCGGGTCTAGCAAGTTGACCCGTCAAATATGAAATTAATCGGGTCTTAATCGAATAAACCCGATTAAGATCCGAACCTGATAAGGCCAAACCtaatacctattttttcgtaTCGTGTTCGTATCAAATTCGcaagttgtgtcaaaattgcAGGCCTTAGGTTGAAGTtaggttttgagaaaaaaaaaaaaaaaaacaagaaaaaaaaaaaaattgttcttcaaACGGACTGTCCTACCCTGAAGGATCAGATTGATTCAATTGTTGGAAATCCGCCAACATTAGCTTGAACGGTTGGTAcatgcccatatatatatatatatatataaagaggtgGGAGATTCCAATAAACCACAAAAAAATCAGTAATGAGAcacttataaaaaacaaaattttagtaATGAGACAATTATGATTGTTTAATATTCTTGGTCCAGCTTTGAAgaaaagggccaaaaaaatcttctaaaGCCCAAGCTCTATTGGGCTTGAGTAGTGGACCTTTGCAAGGCCCGTAGAGGTCTAcagttttaattaaatttatgatcaAATGGACGGAGTCTCATCAATCGTATCTCTACTATTGAGTTCGTGGACTCCaataatttgattcatttttttaattgtttttttttttttgtctctttccCAGATGGCAAATTAGCAATCAGGAGATATTTATGAGCACAACACGAGATTGAATTCATTTAGTCATTTGACTTGACGCAATGCTGCACCCTTATGCCTTAGCTAGCCTTATAGGGTAGAATAATGCACTGGATACCAAGACGTCAGAGCATGACATGGCAGGAATATGGAAAGTGTTATGACACTTGGCACTGGTCCCAGTTCTTCAGACTTCTCGCACAATATTGCCTATTGGGCCTGACCTCTGAATTACTcattaaataaaagttaaaaaaaaaaaaaaaaacctttggaTATGTTT
Above is a genomic segment from Corylus avellana chromosome ca9, CavTom2PMs-1.0 containing:
- the LOC132191716 gene encoding fructose-bisphosphate aldolase 6, cytosolic is translated as MSAFKGKYHDELIANAAYIGTPGKGILAADESTGTIGKRLSSINVENVEENRRALRELLFTTPGALKYLSGVILFEETLYQKTAAGQPFVELLKENGVLPGIKVDKGTVVLAGTNGETTTQGLDGLAQRCQKYYEAGARFAKWRAVLNIGVTEPSQLSINENANGLARYAIICQENGLVPIVEPEILVDGSHDIEKCADVTERVLAACYKALNDHHVLLEGTLLKPNMVTPGSEAPKVAPEVIAEHTVRALQRTMPPAVPAVVFLSGGQSEEEATVNLNAMNKLKGKKPWTLSFSFGRALQSSTLKAWGGKPENVAKAQAAFLARAKANSEATLGIYKGDAKLGEGASESLHVKGYKY